Within Cololabis saira isolate AMF1-May2022 chromosome 14, fColSai1.1, whole genome shotgun sequence, the genomic segment AGCCACCAGGATAAGAACCCTGAAGTCGTTGTCCTATAATCAGAGtggtattttttcttgtttttttttttttaaataaagtgctGATGAGCTATTGAGAACTTTTGTATATGTATGATCTTCATTTGTCATTATATGTCTAACGGAACACACAGGCATtagtcctctgcttttaacccatcactagttacactaggagcagtgggctgcccaGGAGCAGTTAAGGGTTAAGGCTCACCTCTTGAACCCAAATAGGCTACCACTCACCCAGTACCTATTAAATACTTTGTACTTTGAGAGGTAAACAGTGATAGAAATCGTTAAAACAGTACAGTTTAATAAATAAGTGTtattgcaaaagaaaaaaaggatggaAAAAATGTGAGCCATATTTGGCCACTTCAGTAGAACTACACTATGGTTATTATGAGAAAAGTTACGATGTTAATAGAGATCCTTTAATATTATCCAATAACCCTCTAAATTAAGTATTTTATTGATTGCCCTATAAAGGGTTACAGTACAATAAAGACAGATTATAGCCTGGATTGTTGCAACAGGGCACTACCAGAGTAGCGCTGTTAACCTTACCTGCTTCTCATTTCCTGTGCTTCCAAAGGTCTGTCTTATTCCCGTCTGCAGGATGTTAGACAGGCCCTCCATGCTGAATCGCTGTAAATCACACACATAAGAAAGATTATATCAAACTACAAACCCAGTTACTAGATTAAAGATTGGTAGAATATTAACCAACACAACAAAGACGCAGACCATTCAGCGGATGTTATCTCAGAATTGCCATCAGACACATTCACTTATTGTGTATATTACATGTGATATACTTCTCATTTAGAGATGGGATGGGAAGTGAGGGGGGGTAGCAGGTATGTAGTCTAAGGAGTAAACATCCACATTACTCTGCTGGCTTACTGGAGCCTCACCGGCATTTACAGATAAAACCACAGTTGCAGCGTTCACTGAAGGAAAATCCATTAGATGTAGTTGCTGTACTGGAGCAGACTGGACTGGTACTGGACGTACGCTTTCCTGGAAGATGTTTTAGTGGCTAATGGACCTGAGATCCATTAATGCTAACATAGGGAAGAGGAAGAGCTACCGGCCCTGCTATCTCACCTTTATCTGACTGCAAAGATAAACGATGGCAGCTGCACATGCATGAGCACATACACCCCCACACATGTTCCCACCTTAACGGGCATGGTGCCAGTCTTCTCTGAGTGACCCGTGGAGCCTGTGGAGTTCCCTATGTTGGCAGGCAGTGTCCCCCCTCCCTGCAGGCTCAGGGCCTTGTCCCGACGCCGGCGTTTGCTGTTTTCCCGTTGCTCCTTCTGCCGGTTCTGCACCTCCATCAGCGCCGTGATGAATGTGTTCTTCACCTCCTTCTCAAACTCCAGTTCGTCACGCCGGGCCAGCTGGTTGACCAGCTCTTCTGAGTAGTCCCGGATAGCCGCCTCCACCCTGTGAAGCAGCTCCACCAGGGCTGAGCTGGGCATCAAGCTCAGACCTGCAAGCAAATGTACAGAGATGATGGTGGATTGCAGTCAAGGATGGAAAACAGACCTTTTTCCATTTATACAGTCTGGTTCTGTCAGATGTTTCTTCCTGTTAAAGAGGAGTTTTCCTTTCGACAGTGGCCCGTTGCTTGGCCAGGATGGgagattgtattgaagaaaAGCTTTGATGCAAGCTTATTATCATTGTAGTTTGTATTGGCTTTATATTTATTGGATTTATTTGcagtcttattttattttttgggtgCCTTCAAACCTGGATTTAATTCTTGGCTTTGTTCAGCGATTTGTaacactgtgtatatatatatatatatatatatatatatatatatatatatatatatatatatatatatatatatatatatatatatatatatatgtatatatatatatatatatatatatatatatatatatatatatatatatatatatatatatatatatatatatatatatatgtatacatactgtatataatttgttttattctatgTATGTActtttcattttactttttataaCAGGAGATGGTTTTTAGTTTTGCAGTCtgttcaaaataaatgaaaaaatcttGTCTTGCTTTTttcccgtaccgaaccgtgacttgtgtgtaccatTGCAGCccttatatatacatacatacatgctaGATTTGATGAGAGTTTTCATGTTTGGTCAGGTCTGAAGAGAGACTCAGCTTTGATGTTTTATTGGAGCTTTGTTACATATGTTAAGCACTTGAGAATTTCTGTCATTAGAAAATGAGTTCCtgttgaaaaataaaactgaagaaTTGCACTTTGTAAAAGAGCTTATCATTAGGAAGCAACATTTTGCTGGGAGTACAGCCTGTTCACTTCAAATGAAGATGAAAGATTAACAAATTATTGTTTACGCTTAATGACTTCCTTTAGGGAGTTCCATCCATTAACTTCTTCTTTTCTGAAGGTCATGAACGCAGCAGCTTAAGAAAAgaggcccagacctccctctccccctccAGCTGTGCCAGAGGAACACCAAGCATTCCCAAGCCATCCAAGAGTGTTAATCCCTCCAACATCAACCGGGTCTGCACCAGGCCTTCTTCTCAGATGGACATCACTGAAACACTTCCCCAGGCAAGCGTCCAAGATTCAAATGTCTTCTTTTGATGTGGAAGAGCAGTGACTCCACTCAGTCTCTCCTGGATGACTGAATTTCAATCTATAAGAGAGATTCCAAGCACCCAGcaaaggaaactcatttcagttGCTTGTATCCTCCATCAGGTTCTTTTAGTCACTACCCACAGTTGGTGACCGTAGGTGAGGCTAGGATCATAGATCCAGCAGTAAACAGAATGTGTTTTTAGATTAGACCCCAATATTTTTGCTGGATGAAGAACTTGTATTTAACACGTACTGGGCAGTGTAAATTAAATACTTGATTTTTCCTCCCCAGTGCCTGAAGCCAAGTTGTCGGGAGGGAAGAGGAGTCAGGAGGTGTTATCGAGGGATACTCGGTAATATGTCGCTCCGCTGCTGGTTTGATTGCCCTCACCGGGTTTACCAGCATCAGAATGCAGATGCAACACTGGGTGCAGGAGATGGAACAGGTGCCAGATCCAGGCTACCCTGAATAACAAAGGCATTTGAAAAGTGGCCTTCCCCAAATAGCGTAGTAAAATCGAAATATGATCAGTCAGTCCAGTATCCCACTGTTTCTCCTGCTGTTGTGGTTATTGATTTCAAAGAGCTTCTTTCTAAGGTTTTTCAGTTTATTAATTAGCTGAGTTTTGTTTCTTGCAAAGCTACAGTCTGTCATTTTAGCAGTCAGTTGCATATCACCGTTCCAGTGACATGGTGATTTATGATAAACCTCAGCCCTGAGGATGATGAGCTTGCGTACATCCTCCTCTTGTTCTCAATATATCCCCCCCAGGTCCCGCCATACCACATCAATATATTTACATCAGAGCAGATCCGTGTTTGTGCACCTTTGGGGGTGGGTTATTGATGGAGCTAGCTTGACACATGACTCCtgctagtttagttttagtttagtttagtttattgttttgcacagttttttaaaaatatacaggacatatcaatgataaacactataggtgcaggaagaggcaaaaaacccaatgggcttatttgaagcctccaccgaagatattaaaatttcatgtcaagattaacatacaaaaaaacagaaagtgaaactATACAAAAGTGATgtcaaactaataatgcaatatataaataataaagaataaagacaaaaaataaatgtgtgtgagtgtgcatgggatattgtttttacaacttatattctattgactcctgagcaaataagactgtACATGTCACTACTTAATACTTAACTAGTTAATAGAAAAAAGGATGTGCGACACACTAAATTAGTGTAATGAAAACTGATTATCCTGCAATGTAAAAGTGTTGTCTTGTTTCAACTCTTTCTTCACTACGATAGACCAGACAGagtttttgggggaaaaaaaaaaagaaagtagaatttaaaagaaaaaagaaataaaacagctGCATGAGTGCACCCACCTTCATAGGAGCAGTTGTTGTTGGAGGCCTGTGACAgctgtctgatctcctccagCAGGGATGGAGTGGTCCTGGAGGAGCAGTGGCTgctctcctcttcatcctcctcttcagtTTCACCAGGATCCGGCGAGTTCTCCATCATCTCAACAATCTCCTCAATGACCTACAAACCACATTGATGTGGTTAAGGGGACACAGGAAAGAAATTCAGAGCTGGTTATGTGTGAAAGTCTATATAAAACACTTACACCGAGCCTTTTTACCCTCGTCTAAGTTCTACAAAGCACTTTAGAGTGTTTTTCCTGCACATACACTCATGCTTACAGTTAAGGTCAAAAATATAACCCCACTTTGTGAAGTTAACCCAAACTGTTGACGTCTCTATGGAAATGACCATAACCATAAACTGTTTAAAGTTTATTTGATTCTCAAAGAACAAAGGCAAATATCCATTGAAACAAATTAGTACATATCAATGTTCAGATGAAactaggaagaaaaaaaaacaaatatcagGCCAAATTTAGCAATGCCCCTTTAATAATATTCAACAAtgaattcagtttctagtgaaGTTGCCTCAGGTCTCTTGGGCCATTCTTCTTGGATTATTTTCCCCGATTCCCAGAGTGGTGGTTTCAAAACAAGGATATCAACTTTTAGCTGCTTCCACAGATTCTCAGCATGACTGAGATCTGGACTCTGAGAGGGTCACTCCAGGATCTTCATTATAGTGTCCTTCAAACAGTTTGGGATTAATGTACGGTAGGTGTATTTTTTTAGATCATTGTCTTATTGGGAGACATGATCTAAAGCTGGACTGGCAGCAGCTTTCTTTACATTACAGAGACCTTCAGCTCTATGCCGACTGCTTGTCTGGACAGTCTGCGTCCTCTATCCAACAAACCTGCTCGCTCTTCCCTGCCTTGGCTGTGGCTGATTGAGAACATCCATAAGTTGTGCACAACTCTCAAATGATCAGAAAGGAAATAGCTCAAAACCTTTAATACTGCTGACCTCAAAGACTTTCATGGGTTATTACAATATACGATCAGTCGTACCACAGATACtgaagctatttttttttttttttttttctaccttgtctgcacacatattattgattgataccatgacggtagaaaccaaaagtgtatatatgtgcattattactatatgtaatatatacatatatatacgcacacatatgcgtacacatacataaatatacacatacaaacccagtgttttttttttttttttttttttttttctttttttttttggggggggggggggtgatgggggggggtgacgacatccactgccaatccaggaagcaggaacacgcggagacacacgtcaagcactggaaatctgcaacaaaaaaaccacaaacaaagcacgaaaccggcacggagccatccaaaacacgaacagcaatcgacctaaatcttgagatctgatcgcagtctgagctaagctatcgctaccgctacctaaacccaaaaactagagagccagcatgcaggtgaacaagccagtgtgtatgtctatgtgtgtgtgtgtgtatgtatatgatcatgcatgtgtgtgtgtgtgtgtgtgtgtgtgtgtgtgtgtgtgtgtgtgtgtgtgtgtgtgtgtgtgtgtgtgtgtgtgtgtatgcatgtgactaaatgactatatgtgtgtgtgtgtgtgtgtgtgtgtgtgtgtgtgtgtgtgtgtgtgtgtgtgtgtgtgtgtgtgtgtgtgtgtgtgtgtaataaaccaaacaaagctccacctgaagtgtatctatagtgggggaggggggggagcaaccccgccacccgcgagaccagaggccgacaaggaagagcccggaacccaggccaccggcaaccccacagaggggagaagtaggagggaggcaacccaccgcctgcgaggccccccccccacccggcggcggccgagggggcccgcgggcggggcccccacggcgcggaaagaagcagccagggatcccgcggcggcggaccgcgacccaggcaatccccggccacccggtccgggccggacacgcggccaggaggccctcacccttcaggccaacgacccccacccggcagggggccagcctgcccggagagacagagccgccccggccgccgacgcgggcaggcgcacccgtcccccacgaaagtggccctccaagaccagaggggcgccccgccgtagaggcagcgggggggaccggagacgggcccggagagagggaaccccccaacaaggcgacacccgcgcaggcccgacaacggagggccccagacccaggcatcccattcattcatccattcacctattcgatacctatactaataataatataatatactatacataataataataataatactaataataatactaataataataataataataaccatctttgtataaaataatattgataaattattaagtttttgatgtcctgccaatggaggctcaaatcctccatggcaggacccttccataccgcattcccaccgacacagacatacaatcacgcaccgtttccccctccccggggggatccagcaccgccagaaggcaccccaggctgcacggcgggccccgccaggcccgggtaacccgacccacccgtcccaggcccaggccggtgagggaactgAAGCTATTTTCTGTATTCAACTTGCTGCTGaaccctcctcctccacctgtcTCAAACGTCTCAGCTGACAGCTTTGCTTCCTTGTTTGGAGATAAGAAAGCTACCATCAGTATTCAATTTGTCGTCCCAACCTGTCACCCTTGGTCATCGGCTCAACGCCTGATGGTTGCATGGCTATACATGTAGCTCCACATGTAGCAGTCCTACTATGTGGGCCTCTCTCAATCCCCCAATCTGCAGAGCAAATAGTATTACTTTACTTTCTCCTCTCACTGAGTATGAGGTATCCAAACTATTCCCTGGTAGGGGTATTTCCTGCCTGCTGAATCCAGTTCTTTCAATCCTACTCCAAGTCAACAGTTGTGCAGGAGTCACAAGCATACCATAATAAATTCCTTGCTGGCCTTGCACACATTTCCATCGGCCTTCAAACAAATTATGATCACGCTGCTgttttaaatagaataaaatgaataaatacatttactcAACCCTGTTGTGGTTGAGCACTATCAGCCAGTCTCCCATTTCTTTCCAAGGTTATAGAATAAGCAATTTTTGAACAAGTCATGGACTTCATCACACATAGGAACCTTCTTGATATAAATCAGTCTGGTTTCAAAAAGGGCCATTCCAGTGAAACAGCTCTGCTGTCTATGACAGAAGCCCTAAGAACAGCAAGAGCAGCGGAAGAATCCTCTGTGCTTATCCTTCTTCACCTACCTTCTGCCTTCAGTACAATTAACCACAGCATGCTATCTATACTATCAAACCATCACAGGATCAGTGCATTCTTGGTTTCAATCCTAACTTATCGAGCATGTCATGGCAggagaaaacattttttcattACACTCTCCACATGGGTGCCTCAAGGCTTAGTACTTGGGCCCCTGCTCTTCGCCACATAAACCACCCCTGGGCCAGATTATTCATTCACACTGCTTCTCATATCACAACTATTTAAATGTTACACAACTCTACCTGTCATTCCCTCTGGACGAACCCAAAATATCTGCACAAATCACAGCTTGCCTCTCTGACTTGTCTGCAGGGATGAAGGATCACCACCTTCAGCTTAACCCATCCAAGACTGAAGTCCTGGTTATCCCCGCCCTCGTTTGTCCTGCCTCGATATGGACATAAATATTGGCTCTACTACTGTTCCTCCCACAAAGGTCGTGTTTGACCAGTTAGCTTTCTCTGACCGTGTTTGACTTGTTGTCCTGGTCATACCGCTTTTCTCTATACAACATTCAAaatattcaagattcaagatatTTATTGTCATATCCAACAGGAGAGAAACTTCTCTGTGCACTGAAATTCTTTCTTTACTGTACAGCATGATGCTATCGAATAAGtccaaaaaatagaataaaacagagaatgcaaaaataaaatatgcaaaaatagaatagaaatttaattaaattaatttgtaaattaaattaaaacaataaaaatgcaataaataaAGAACACCAAAAATAGAATAAGACCCTTCCAACCCACACAGACCTGATCTGCTGTGATGAGAGGCTCTTCATTCAGGCAGTTGGCGTTGTCATTCTTCTCAttcatttcctcctcctctttttcaTGAAtctaaaaaatgtcaaaatgtgattcaaaaaacatttatgaaACAAAGGAGCTGTTATGTAAAAGCAGCTTGTTGAATTATCTCCTCTGCAAAAAGCTAAGCAGACAATCATTGTTGAAAAACGGCTCTGAACACGACAAATATTAATTACATGAGACTTGGAGGTGATATGCATCATGGGTGAAAGAAGAAAACCATCACATTATGAATTACCTTAACTGTTTCTTGGtttttgtttgtaaaaatgtttttgacatattctttcttttatttattcatttgcaGTTTCACAAAGTTGTTGACAAGCTATAGAGTGGTGGTCTAAAACAGAAAAGCTGTGATGCTGGGATTCTTCAATTTCatttaaatttgatttctttaCTGTCGCTATGACCCCAAGacatttcaatttatttatcaATATTCATCCATTTTTACATTTCAGACCTACAGTATAACACTTTCTAAAGAAAGTAGCTAGGAGGCAATTTGTCAGCAAGGAGGTGACAAACAAACTAATAGTTTTAATAGTTTTAATGATGATTTGATCGAAAATCAGTTTCTAAGGAGCAAAGATACCTTGTTCAATACTACAATTCAGAGATACATTCACTGATGATACATTGTCTTCAAGACCAAATCTGTTCCAGGAACATGCACAAATTAATAAACAGGTAAAAGTAAACTCACATTCAGGACACGTTACAAAGACAAgactgaggaagaagagggaacGATACTGGACTGGTCTGTCTACAGTCCTGACTGGTCACCAACACAGGATGTTGAAGGATTTAGaaaccaaaaatgtaaaaagaaccCTGTACTGTGTAGAACAATGCATATTTCCAGGAAGAATGGTGCAAAATAACATCTAAAAACTCTTCATCACTTGGTTCCTAAGTAACAAAACAGTTTTAGAACTGGGTCGGGTCATCCTGCCTTATATTAGTGGCCCAGGCTGGTGGTAGTCGTATAATGGTGAGAGCTGAACATCATTAAAACAACACAGGCTACCTGACTATTCTGTTGCTTTAGACTTTAATTAATTTAGGTTATGGTAGTCCTCGAAAGGCTTGAATTAAGGAA encodes:
- the fez1 gene encoding fasciculation and elongation protein zeta-1, with translation MEAPLVCLDEEFEDLRPCQMDDLDHPALSFSSYSTTTTTTVPLASITREDFSELENFSEMMSFKSMEDLVNEFDEKLNVCFHNYNTKTEGLAPIRNQSHNQEDEEQLQDEDVWDALTDNYISAWDGTNSEGLNGNLSDQEIHEKEEEEMNEKNDNANCLNEEPLITADQVIEEIVEMMENSPDPGETEEEDEEESSHCSSRTTPSLLEEIRQLSQASNNNCSYEGLSLMPSSALVELLHRVEAAIRDYSEELVNQLARRDELEFEKEVKNTFITALMEVQNRQKEQRENSKRRRRDKALSLQGGGTLPANIGNSTGSTGHSEKTGTMPVKRFSMEGLSNILQTGIRQTFGSTGNEKQYLNTVIPFEKKGIPPSIDDLQMLTKILYAIKEDSEKVPTLLTDYILKVLCPT